The window TTGTGCCGTCCGTTCGCCGGCGACACCGCTCAGTCGGGCGATTCTCGCGACCGTCCCGAAAGCCGTTAGCCGACGCGTCGACTACGACCCGCCGATGACGATCATCGGCCTCGACGACACCGACTCCCGCGAGCGGGGGATGTGTACGACGTATCTCGCGACGCGGCTGGCCGAGGCCGTCGAGGTGGAAGGTGGAACGGTCGACCGACGGCTCCTGATCCGGCTCAACCCCGCGGTCGAACACAAGACCCGCGGCAACGCCGCGCTCGCGGTCCACACCGACCTCGACCCGGCGCGGGCGCTCGAACTCGCCGTCGCCGAACTGGAACCCCTCGCAGAGGTCGAGGACCCCCGGACGAGCCCCGGCGTCGTCGTCGCCGACGACGAACCCGCGGACGTTCCCGACGCGATCGCCGACTTCACCGGACGGGCGATCCGCGACCTCCTCGAACCGGCCGAGGCGCTCGAACTCCTCGAGGACGCGGGCTATCGCCACCGCGGGTGGGCCGGCGGCCGCGGCCGGATCGGGGCGCTCGCCGCCGTCGGCGCGTGGACCGCCCTCGACGAGTGGACCTACGAGCACATCGCCTACCGGGCGTTCGACCGCTGCGGGACGCCCCGAGACGTCGACGAGGGATCCGTCTTCGAGGCCGCAGAACGGGCCTATCCCGTCGCCTGGGACACCGTCGACCGCGTCGAGAGACAGGCCGTCTGCGTCCCGAACGCGCCCGGGCCGATCCTCTACGGCATCCGCGGCGACGACGCCGGCGTCGTCTCGGCCCTGGCCGGTCGAATCGAGAGCGAGCCCGTCGAGCGGGCGGCGACCTTCCTGACGAACCAGGGGACGGACGTTCACCTGCGCGAGGGCGCGCTGGGTGACCTCCGCGACGGCCGCGCCTACCGCGTCGACGGCACCGTCGCGAGCGACCCCGAGACGCGCCGCGGCGGCCACGTCTTCTTCGAACTCGCCGACTCGGACGGGGGCGACGCTCGCATCGACTGCGTCGCCTTCGAGCCGACGAAGCGCTTCCGCGACCGCGTCCGGTCGCTCCGCGCAGGCGACGAACTCACCGTCTGCGGCGAGGTGGGAGGCGGCACGCTCAAACTGGAGAAGTTCGCCGTCCGGTCGCTGCGGCGGACCGAGGAGGCGAATCCCACCTGCCCGGCGTGCGGCCGCTCGATGGCGAGCGCCGGTCGCGAGCAGGGCTACCGCTGTCGCGACTGCGGGACGTCGCGGTCGGATCCCGCGACCGTCGACCTCGACCGCGACCTCGACGTCGGCTGGTACGAAGTGCCGCCCTGCGCCCGCCGACACGTCGCGAAACCGCTGGTTCGGGGCGGCTTCGACGCGCCGGTCCACCCCGAGCGGTGAGTGCGGGTCGTTCGCGAGCGCGAACGTCAACGGCCCGCTCACGCCTCGACGACCAGGATATCCGTGTTCGCCCGGCGGTCGACGTACTGGCTCCCGGACGGCGGCTTCACGTCGACGACGAGGGTCCCGGTCTCCTGGTTCGCTCGCGTGTCGACGTCGACGGTGACGCTCGCGACCCCGTTGGCGTCCGACTTCGCCGTCACGACGCCCTCCATCTCGGCGCTGCCGTCCTTGACGATCACCGTCGCCCCCTCGACGCCGTCGCCGTCGTCGTCGACGACAACGAGTTCGAGTTCCCGCTCGCCGGGCTCGACCACGTCGGGCGTCGGGCGGACGTCGAGTTCCGAGACGGCGAGCCCCTGTACCCCCGAGAGCATGTTCAGCATCACGCTCATCGTGGCGACGCCCACCACGAGGGCGATCACGAGTCTGATCGGCAGTCCTTCTATCGCGCGGTCGTCGCCGGCGAACCGTTCGAGTTCGTCGAACATACCGCCCGTGGTCCCGTCTCCGTATATAAACGCTCGGCCGAGGGTTCAAGTCGGAAGGCGGGTCCACTCCCGCCGATGCACACCGAAGTCCTCGGCCGATCCGCCGACGAGACGAACGCCGACGGGACGACCGCCGGCGAGACGAGTACTGCACCCGTCACGGCCGTCCCCGACGCTCGGGGGGCCTTCGCCGGCACGTTCGGCCACCACCGCGCCCGAGACGGGAGCCGCGGCGCCCCCGTTGGGATCGATCTCGACCGCCCGCACGCCGCGCTCGTGGTCGGCAAGCGCGGCTACGGGAAATCGTACACGCTCGGCGTCCTGATCGAGGAGGCCGCGCGGACGCCCGGCGTCGCGCCCGTCGTGATCGATCCGATGGGCGTCTTTCGCGGACTCCTCGGGGACGCCACGGGCGATCCCGTTCCGGCGCGCGTGATCGACGACCCGACGATCCGTGCCGACGCCGTCCCGCCGGCACGGTGGCCCGCGCTCGTCGGTGCCGATCCCGACGGTTCCGCCGGCGCGCTCGTCTGGCACGCGGCGGGGGCGGCGGCGACGCTCGACGGGATGCGCGATATCGTCGCCGATTCCGACGCCGGCGACGAGGTCCGGCGAGCGGCGGCCAACCGCCTTCGACGCGCCGCTTCCTGGAGGATCTTCGACCCGGCGGGTCTCGACGCCAGCGCCCTCGCCGACGGCGCGGCGACCGTCCTCGACTGCTCGCGGCTCGACGACGCCCCGTCGAATGCCGTCGCCGCGGGGGTCGCGGCCGCGCTGTACGACGCCCGCGTCGGCCGAGCATCCGCCGAGGAGGGCGGCTCACCGGCCGTCGACCGACTACCGTGGCTCTTCGTCGACGAGGCGCACGTCTTCTTCGAGGGCGTCGCGAGCGTGCCGCTCCGGACGATCCTCACCCGGGGCCGCGCGCCCGGCGTCTCGCTCGTCGCCGCGACGCAGCGCCCGAGCGCGCTCCCCGAGGTCGCCGTCTCCCAGTCGGACCTCCGGATCGTCCACCGACTCACCGCCGGCTCCGACGTCCGCGCGCTCGCGGCTGCCGACCCGTCGTACGTCGACGCCGACCTCGTCGACTCGATGCCGACCGCCCCGGGGGAGGCGCTCGTCGTCGACGACACTGCGGAGGCGACCCGGACAGTGGCCGTTCGCAGGCGGGACACGCCCCACGGCGGATCGAGTCCCCGGGCCTCGGCCGCGGCGCGCGCCATCGAAACTGATGAGTGAACGCTCGCGGGAGTGTCTGCGATGGCAGACCGTCTCGTTCCGGTGCTCGTCGCGCTCGGCGGATTCCTGGGCGCGACGTCGCGGTATCTCCTCGGAACGGTCGTCGCCGGGGCGGGGGGAACGCTCCTCGCCAACGTCCTCGGGAGCCTCGCGCTGGCGCTCGCGGTCGGTCTCGTCCGATCCACCCGACTCCGGTTCTTCCTCGCGACCGGCCTCCTCTCCTCCTTTACGACCTACAGCACCTTCGCCGTCGAGACGGCCACGCTCGGACCGACGCTCGGCGCCGCGAACGTCGCCGCCAACTACGCGCTCGGGTTCGCCGCCACGCTCTTGGGACTGCTCGTGGGGAGGCGGTGGTCGTGATGGGCGGTGTCGCGGACCTTCTCGGTACGCTCCCGACGGCCCTGCTCGTCGGCCTCGGCGGCGCACTCGGCGCGCTCGCTCGATACGCCGTCGACGTCGCGCTCGACGGGGGCCGACGGAGCACCTTCGCCGTCAACGCCGTCGGCAGCCTCGCCCTCGGTGCGCTCGTCGCGGCCTCGCCCACGGACGGGACGCTCGCGCTCCTCGGAACCGGGTTCTGCGGGGCGTTCACGACCTTCTCGTCGTTCGCCGTTAACGTCGTCCGGGCGGCCGACGCGGGCCAGTTCCGACTCGCCGTCGCCGACGCCCTCGGGACGCTGGCGGCGGCGCTTCTCGGTGTCGGGATCGGCGTTTGGCTCGGCGGCCTTTGGTAGGGATGGAAAGGGGCTTCCGAGTTGTTCGCGTGCCGCTCTGCGTCGGAGACACTCGGTCAAAATCGGACCGGCGGGATTCGAACCTCGGTCGTTCCGCTTCGCTCCACTCCCTGATTCGAATACCTTGGTAATCGCTTTGCCGACGCGGGACTCACTCGTCGCTTCGCTCCTCGTTCGTGTTCGCGTCGGCAAAAAGCGCCCGAGGCGGGATTTGAACCCGCGTCACGACCGTGACAGGGTCGTATGATGGGCCACTACACCACCCGGGCACACATCGGAGCAAAACCAAAGCGCCCGAGGCGGGATTTGAACCCGCGTCACGACCGTGACAGGGTCGTATGATGGGCCACTACACCACCCGGGCACACATCGGAGCAAAACCAAAGCGCCCGAGGCGGGATTTGAACCCGCGTCACGACCGTGACAGGGTCGTATGATGGGCCACTACACCACCCGGGCTTGCTCCACTTCCTCGTAACCCGGTAGTCTAATTAAGACTTATCATCTGACGGCGGCGTGGGAGCGGTCACCGAAGACGCGCCGTGACGCCGTGGCCGTCACACGAGCGGCGTGTCCTCGGACGTGCCGGTTGGCGGCCCACCGAAACCGCGTCGACGTGACAGCGGAAACGACGTGACAGAACAGCGACAGAACGGGAAAATCGGCCGAAGAGGTCGTTTCCGGACCCGAGGCGGTCGAGGATCGAGAGATCCGGTCAGTCGTCCGCGGGTGCGGCGGCGGCCGCCTCCGCGGCCTCCTTCTCTTCTTTCTCCTCTTCTTCTTTCTTGTTCTTGATCTTCTTCAGGCGGAAGATCTCCTCGCGTTCCTGCTCTTCGAGCTTCTGCTCGATGTACTCCTTGTTCTCGTTGAGTTCGGGGAGCAGTTTGAACTCTAGGGCGTTGACCCGCCGCTTGGTCGTCTCGATCTCCTTGAGCATCTTCTTCATCGCCGTCTCGACCTCCGCGGCGAGGATGATCGTCTCTAAGAGTTCCTCGTAGGCGTCGGCCGCCTCGTCGATCCGCGCCGAGGAGCCGAGCAGCCCGTACCCGCGCTGATCGAGGCTCTTTCTGACGCGCGAGGACTCGATCTGCGGGACGACGACGCCCATAATGTTCTTCGACTGGGTGGTGATCTCCGGGTGCTCTTTCAGCGCCGCGGCGGCCCCGCGGACGGCGACGTCGCCCTCCATCGCCCGCGCCATGTTGATCTTCTTCTGGGCGGTCTCGTAGTTCTCGTCGAGCTCCGAGCGGACGTCCTGCGCCTGGTCCAGGATGTCCATGAACTCCATAATGAGGCCGTCGCGCTTCTGTTCGAGCGTGTCGTGGCCCCGCTCGGACAGTTCGATGCGATCCTCGATCGCCATCAGGTTCTTCCGGGTCGGTTTGACGTCTTTGGCCATCTTGTAGGTGGCTA is drawn from Halobellus limi and contains these coding sequences:
- a CDS encoding tRNA(Ile)(2)-agmatinylcytidine synthase, whose protein sequence is MTIIGLDDTDSRERGMCTTYLATRLAEAVEVEGGTVDRRLLIRLNPAVEHKTRGNAALAVHTDLDPARALELAVAELEPLAEVEDPRTSPGVVVADDEPADVPDAIADFTGRAIRDLLEPAEALELLEDAGYRHRGWAGGRGRIGALAAVGAWTALDEWTYEHIAYRAFDRCGTPRDVDEGSVFEAAERAYPVAWDTVDRVERQAVCVPNAPGPILYGIRGDDAGVVSALAGRIESEPVERAATFLTNQGTDVHLREGALGDLRDGRAYRVDGTVASDPETRRGGHVFFELADSDGGDARIDCVAFEPTKRFRDRVRSLRAGDELTVCGEVGGGTLKLEKFAVRSLRRTEEANPTCPACGRSMASAGREQGYRCRDCGTSRSDPATVDLDRDLDVGWYEVPPCARRHVAKPLVRGGFDAPVHPER
- a CDS encoding ATP-binding protein: MHTEVLGRSADETNADGTTAGETSTAPVTAVPDARGAFAGTFGHHRARDGSRGAPVGIDLDRPHAALVVGKRGYGKSYTLGVLIEEAARTPGVAPVVIDPMGVFRGLLGDATGDPVPARVIDDPTIRADAVPPARWPALVGADPDGSAGALVWHAAGAAATLDGMRDIVADSDAGDEVRRAAANRLRRAASWRIFDPAGLDASALADGAATVLDCSRLDDAPSNAVAAGVAAALYDARVGRASAEEGGSPAVDRLPWLFVDEAHVFFEGVASVPLRTILTRGRAPGVSLVAATQRPSALPEVAVSQSDLRIVHRLTAGSDVRALAAADPSYVDADLVDSMPTAPGEALVVDDTAEATRTVAVRRRDTPHGGSSPRASAAARAIETDE
- a CDS encoding CrcB family protein is translated as MADRLVPVLVALGGFLGATSRYLLGTVVAGAGGTLLANVLGSLALALAVGLVRSTRLRFFLATGLLSSFTTYSTFAVETATLGPTLGAANVAANYALGFAATLLGLLVGRRWS
- a CDS encoding fluoride efflux transporter FluC — translated: MGGVADLLGTLPTALLVGLGGALGALARYAVDVALDGGRRSTFAVNAVGSLALGALVAASPTDGTLALLGTGFCGAFTTFSSFAVNVVRAADAGQFRLAVADALGTLAAALLGVGIGVWLGGLW
- a CDS encoding V-type ATP synthase subunit D encodes the protein MAKDVKPTRKNLMAIEDRIELSERGHDTLEQKRDGLIMEFMDILDQAQDVRSELDENYETAQKKINMARAMEGDVAVRGAAAALKEHPEITTQSKNIMGVVVPQIESSRVRKSLDQRGYGLLGSSARIDEAADAYEELLETIILAAEVETAMKKMLKEIETTKRRVNALEFKLLPELNENKEYIEQKLEEQEREEIFRLKKIKNKKEEEEKEEKEAAEAAAAAPADD
- a CDS encoding DUF7382 domain-containing protein, which translates into the protein MFDELERFAGDDRAIEGLPIRLVIALVVGVATMSVMLNMLSGVQGLAVSELDVRPTPDVVEPGERELELVVVDDDGDGVEGATVIVKDGSAEMEGVVTAKSDANGVASVTVDVDTRANQETGTLVVDVKPPSGSQYVDRRANTDILVVEA